GCTGTGGGCCTGTTTGCAAAGGACTTTTACCAGGGCATCTATGAAGCTCTTAAAGAAGACGGCATCATGGTGGCCCAGTCGGAGTCTCCCTGGTTCAACCGGGAACTGATTACCAGGGTGTTCAAAGACATTTCATCCATCTTCCCGGTTACCCGGTATTACACCTGTTCGATTCCGACCTATCCGTCGGGGCTCTGGAGCTTTACCATGGGTTCCAAGAAATACGACCCGCTGGAAGTGGATGAGTCCAAGCTGTTTGATCCGCCGGGCACCAAGTACTATTCGCCGAAGATTCACAAGTCGATTTTCAACTTGCCGAAGTTTGTGGAAGAACTCTTGAAATAACCGTTTGGGGGCGGAAAAATGGCACTTCACCCAATGAAGTTTGACCCAGCCTACACAGGCAACGAGTTTATTGGCGCCACTCAAGATTATGAGGGTGCACAAGTGGTGATTTACGGGATGCCGATGGACTGGACCGTATCCTTCCGAAGCGGCACACGCCTCGGTCCGGCACGAGTCCGGGAAGTGTCCATCGGACTTGAAGAATACAGCCCTTATCTGGACAAGCATCTGGAAGATGTGAAGTATTTTGATGCGGGGGACATTCCGCTTGCCTTTGGAAATCCGGGGCGTTCCCTGGAACAAATTGAGGAGTTTGTGGACAAGATCGTCGCAGACGGCAAGTTCCCGCTGGGCATTGGCGGGGAGCACCTGGTCACCTACTCTCCGCTGAAGGCGCTGCACAAGAAGTATCCGGACCTGGTCGTGGTGCAACTGGACGCTCATGCCGACCTGCGGGAACAATATGAAGGGGAACCGCTTTCCCACTCGGCTGTCATCCGTCTGGCAGCGAGGGACTTTCTCAATCCGAAGAATATCTACCAGTTCGGTATCCGCTCAGGTACACGGGAAGAGTTCAAGTGGGGCCGGGAGAACACCAACTTTTACCCGTTCAAGGTGCTGGAACCGCTGAAGAAAGTCCTGCCGGAGCTGCAAGGACGTCCCGTCTATGTGACAGTGGACATCGATGTGCTGGACCCCGCCTTTGCGCCCGGCACGGGAACCGCAGAACCGGGAGGCATCACGTCCGCCGAGCTGTTTGAGTCGATCCATGCCATTGCCGGGGCCGGTATCAACGTGGTTGGATTTGACGTAGTGGAAGTGGCCCCGGGCATTGATCCTTCGGAGTTATCTCAGATTGTGGCCTCGAAGCTGATTCGGGAAGTGCTGCTGGGGCTAGTGAAATAGGTTGACCTCTATAGAGACGGGCTGTCCTGAGACAGCCCGCTTAGAGTACCCTTTCGAAATATCGGTGTTTTTCAACGCTATTCTTGTCAAAATCTCTTAAATTAGAGTTGAAAATCATCACTATTTTGAAAACCACCACTTCGATTTCCAAAATAACATTGAAAATCACCGCAATTTTTCAAAATGCTTGCCTTTTCCCATATTGGGACAGCCCCACTGTTTAATCGGATCGTTTTTTCACGAAGAATTTCGATATTCCTTTGCGTTGTATCTTGTCATTGGGCTTCACTCTTCCGGTACCCCCGCATCTTCCGCAGGGTACTTCCATCGGCATGGGAAGTGTCAGCTTTAGCTTTCCGGTGCCGTTGCAGCTGGTGCAAACCATTCCAACCCCTCCTGGTGAGATTGTTGAAGGCTAATGGATAGAGCGCTTCTTGAAGCGGCCACCCCTGACTTCCGCAATGGTGCCGATGGCCAGAAATGCGGAGGGATCTACCTCTTCCACGATCAATTTCAGCTTGGCTTCCTCCAGTCTTGTAATGACGCAGAAGACAACTTTTTTGTCGTCGCCTGTAAATCCGCCTTCGCCGTTCAAATAGGTGACTCCCCGTCCCAGGCGGGCCAGGATGGTTTCACCGATTTCCTTGTAATTTTCGCTTATGATCCAAACCGATTTCGACTCCTGGAAGCCCTCGATTGTGAGATCAATCATTTTAAAGGCAATATAATAAGCGATCAAGGAGTACATGGCCCGGTCCCAGCCAAATACAAAGCCGGCGCTGCCCAGAATGAAAACGTTGAAGAACATCACGGTTTCGCCAACAGAAAAAGGAGTCTTCTTGTTGATCATGATCGCTACCATCTCCGTACCGTCAAGCGATCCTCCGTACCGGATGACCATTCCAACGCCGATTCCCAGGATAATTCCGCCAAACACGGAGGCCAGCAAAGGATCATCCGTCAGACCTGGCACCGGATGGAGAAGCTGTGTGCCAACGGACATTACAGATACCCCAAGCAATGTGGACAAAGCGAACGTTTTGCCGATCTGATTGTATCCCATCAATAAAAAAGGCAGATTCAGAAAGAACAGAAACATCCCAAGGGGCCATCCGGAAAGGTGGGAAAAGATGATGGAAATTCCTACGATTCCCCCATCGATGATTTGGTTGGGAACGAGGAAAATTTCGAGTCCGATAGACACTAACACGGCTCCGAGGGTAATGAAGAGGATCCTTTTCAGGTATTTCGTAATCGTTTTGGTTTTTGTTTGCGGCATTTTGTGGCTTGCTGCCTGAATTCCTTCCATTCAGTTCCCTCCTTGTTTGAAGGATCGGATCTGGGCCGTCACTTGAACTCCCGGAAAAGCTCCTCGATGACCATATCGATCGCGAACAGTTGTCCTTTGAGAAAATCAAGCTGGTTCGCATACTCCGGTTCTTTCAATTTGTTTTGCAGGATCGATCGTCTGATCTGAAGGCGTT
The DNA window shown above is from Effusibacillus lacus and carries:
- the speB gene encoding agmatinase; the protein is MKFDPAYTGNEFIGATQDYEGAQVVIYGMPMDWTVSFRSGTRLGPARVREVSIGLEEYSPYLDKHLEDVKYFDAGDIPLAFGNPGRSLEQIEEFVDKIVADGKFPLGIGGEHLVTYSPLKALHKKYPDLVVVQLDAHADLREQYEGEPLSHSAVIRLAARDFLNPKNIYQFGIRSGTREEFKWGRENTNFYPFKVLEPLKKVLPELQGRPVYVTVDIDVLDPAFAPGTGTAEPGGITSAELFESIHAIAGAGINVVGFDVVEVAPGIDPSELSQIVASKLIREVLLGLVK
- a CDS encoding YitT family protein produces the protein MPQTKTKTITKYLKRILFITLGAVLVSIGLEIFLVPNQIIDGGIVGISIIFSHLSGWPLGMFLFFLNLPFLLMGYNQIGKTFALSTLLGVSVMSVGTQLLHPVPGLTDDPLLASVFGGIILGIGVGMVIRYGGSLDGTEMVAIMINKKTPFSVGETVMFFNVFILGSAGFVFGWDRAMYSLIAYYIAFKMIDLTIEGFQESKSVWIISENYKEIGETILARLGRGVTYLNGEGGFTGDDKKVVFCVITRLEEAKLKLIVEEVDPSAFLAIGTIAEVRGGRFKKRSIH